A region from the Mycolicibacterium phlei genome encodes:
- a CDS encoding alpha/beta fold hydrolase — MTEPRLLEFDLPRLRMSALNWGPDDGRLAICMHGFPDSAHSWSALAPRLVDNGFRVIAPFNRGYAPTGPAPDGDYHIGAWMSDLIDLHTHLGRSADTVLIGHDWGAFAASALAAYPGSPFAAHIVMSVPPLAAMDNRRRGLVGNLKMSAIQLRRSWYVMFFQLPVVPERVLGRVIPRLWKDWSPPGTDVRAGVAAALDALPTLAHRRAAVAYYRSTVRFTRPAAQYRGLHRYRFKLPTRPVLVLQGELDGAIQLGYLDGVIDALPPGSRVRAIPGAGHFLQLDTPDAVADAILEYLRV, encoded by the coding sequence ATGACCGAACCGAGGCTGCTCGAATTCGATCTGCCGCGCCTGCGGATGAGCGCGCTGAACTGGGGTCCCGACGACGGGCGGCTCGCCATCTGTATGCACGGCTTCCCGGACAGCGCGCACAGCTGGAGTGCGCTGGCACCGCGACTGGTGGACAACGGGTTTCGGGTGATCGCGCCCTTCAACCGCGGCTACGCCCCGACCGGTCCCGCACCCGACGGCGACTACCACATCGGCGCGTGGATGAGCGACCTCATCGACCTGCACACGCACCTCGGCCGGTCCGCCGACACCGTGCTGATCGGCCACGACTGGGGCGCGTTCGCCGCCAGCGCGCTGGCCGCCTATCCCGGATCGCCGTTCGCCGCGCACATCGTGATGTCGGTGCCGCCGCTGGCGGCGATGGACAACCGGCGGCGCGGGCTCGTCGGGAACCTGAAGATGTCGGCGATCCAGTTGCGCCGCAGCTGGTACGTGATGTTCTTCCAGCTGCCGGTCGTCCCGGAGCGGGTGCTGGGCCGGGTGATCCCCCGGCTCTGGAAGGACTGGTCGCCGCCGGGTACCGACGTACGCGCCGGCGTCGCGGCGGCGCTGGACGCGCTGCCCACCCTGGCGCACCGGCGGGCCGCGGTGGCGTACTACCGGTCCACGGTCCGATTCACCCGTCCCGCAGCGCAATACCGCGGCCTGCACCGGTACCGGTTCAAGCTGCCGACCCGTCCGGTGCTGGTGCTGCAGGGCGAGCTGGACGGTGCGATCCAGCTCGGCTACCTCGACGGGGTCATCGACGCGCTGCCGCCCGGCAGCCGGGTGCGCGCGATCCCCGGCGCCGGGCACTTCCTGCAGCTGGACACCCCCGACGCCGTCGCCGACGCGATTCTGGAGTACCTGAGGGTCTAG
- a CDS encoding N-acyl-D-amino-acid deacylase family protein codes for MSFDVVISNGRYFDGTGGPSAIRNVGIKDGRVAVVTDEPIRGAEEIDAAGKWVMPGFLDIHTHYDVEVLNGPGLAESLRHGVTTVVVGSCSLSTIHVNGVEAGDLFGRVEAIPREYVIAAIDRHKTWSTAEEYIAALEARPLGPNITAFLGHSDMRTAVMGLERATTYDDEPTKAELAQMERWLTEALDAGFIGLSSQQLLFDRLDGDVCRSRTLPSTYVKHREMRRLTGLVRRRGRVLQSGPDIQHPLKMGMALLRSIGGVRKPLKMSFLAAADAKSNPVGYLFLTGVARVINRLGGDLRWQHLPVPFEVYGDGIDLVIFEELGAGAAALHLRDEVERNALMRDEAYRRRFRKEYDNKFKIGAWHRDFFDAAIVACPDESLVGKTFGQVGLDRGLHPVDAFLDLVVEHGRALRWRTVISNHRPKILKKLAVDPGIQIGFSDAGAHLRNMAFYNCNLRLLRHVQQSIEAGAPFMTVEQAVHRITGELGDFYSIDAGHLRVGDRADVAVIDPAHLDESLDAYAEEAVEQYGGLRRMVNRNDDAVTAVLVGGRTVIRDGVPTDLVGAVRTGSFLRAGRTTPAPEAAVTAGG; via the coding sequence ATGAGCTTCGACGTGGTGATCAGCAACGGCCGGTACTTCGACGGGACCGGGGGACCGTCGGCGATCCGAAACGTCGGCATCAAGGATGGCCGCGTCGCCGTCGTCACCGACGAACCGATCCGCGGCGCCGAGGAGATCGACGCTGCGGGCAAGTGGGTGATGCCCGGCTTCCTCGACATCCACACCCACTACGACGTTGAGGTACTCAACGGCCCGGGCCTGGCCGAGTCGCTGCGCCACGGTGTCACCACCGTCGTCGTCGGCTCCTGCTCGCTGTCGACCATCCATGTCAACGGCGTCGAGGCCGGCGACCTGTTCGGCCGCGTCGAGGCGATCCCCCGCGAATACGTCATCGCCGCCATCGACCGGCACAAGACCTGGTCCACCGCCGAGGAGTACATCGCCGCGCTGGAGGCCCGCCCGCTCGGGCCCAACATCACCGCGTTCCTCGGCCACTCCGACATGCGCACCGCGGTCATGGGCCTCGAGCGCGCCACCACCTACGACGACGAGCCGACGAAAGCCGAACTGGCGCAGATGGAGCGCTGGCTCACCGAGGCGCTGGACGCCGGCTTCATCGGACTGTCCAGCCAGCAGCTGCTGTTCGACCGGCTCGACGGCGACGTCTGCCGCTCCCGCACCCTGCCGTCGACCTACGTCAAGCACCGCGAGATGCGCCGCCTCACCGGGCTGGTGCGCCGCCGCGGCCGGGTGCTGCAGAGCGGGCCCGACATCCAGCACCCGCTGAAGATGGGGATGGCGCTGCTGCGCTCGATCGGCGGCGTGCGCAAACCGCTGAAGATGAGCTTCCTGGCCGCCGCCGACGCCAAGAGCAACCCGGTCGGCTACCTGTTCCTCACCGGCGTCGCACGGGTGATCAACCGTCTCGGCGGTGACCTGCGCTGGCAGCACCTGCCGGTGCCGTTCGAGGTCTACGGCGACGGCATCGACCTGGTGATCTTCGAGGAACTCGGCGCGGGTGCGGCGGCGCTTCATCTGCGTGACGAGGTGGAACGTAACGCGCTCATGCGCGACGAGGCCTACCGCCGCCGGTTCCGCAAGGAGTACGACAACAAGTTCAAGATCGGGGCGTGGCACCGCGACTTCTTCGACGCCGCCATCGTCGCCTGCCCCGACGAGTCCCTCGTCGGCAAGACGTTCGGCCAGGTCGGTCTGGACCGCGGCCTGCATCCGGTCGACGCGTTCCTCGACCTCGTCGTCGAACACGGCCGCGCGCTGCGCTGGCGCACCGTCATCTCCAACCACCGGCCGAAGATCCTCAAGAAGCTCGCCGTGGACCCGGGTATCCAGATCGGCTTCTCCGACGCCGGGGCGCACCTGCGCAACATGGCCTTCTACAACTGCAACCTGCGGCTGCTGCGCCACGTCCAGCAGAGCATCGAGGCCGGCGCCCCGTTCATGACCGTCGAGCAGGCCGTGCACCGGATCACCGGCGAACTGGGCGACTTCTACTCCATCGACGCCGGCCACCTGCGGGTGGGCGACCGCGCCGACGTCGCGGTGATCGACCCCGCCCACCTCGACGAATCGCTGGACGCCTACGCCGAGGAGGCCGTCGAGCAGTACGGCGGGCTGCGCCGCATGGTCAACCGCAACGACGACGCGGTCACCGCGGTGCTCGTCGGCGGTCGCACCGTGATCCGCGACGGCGTCCCCACCGACCTCGTCGGCGCCGTGCGCACCGGCAGCTTCCTGCGCGCCGGCCGCACCACCCCGGCACCGGAAGCGGCGGTGACCGCCGGTGGGTGA
- a CDS encoding DUF3556 domain-containing protein, whose product MALLMAVLLATIAVGNLCPTKVSFLPGMRYYAGNWDISTWCLTESATGKIQKHANGIGLLQHKALESIAGPEGTDIVMHRGLAFRAMYAHGRAVLTLLNRVIPAGREHEYTVIEGEMVAAYALGWSFGDGHLHNECLIRALHERCRFEPGEVRVIIIDGQPIQRQRQEYRLVDAATGEFERGTFDVADLVVRQPWQDDVPVRVISGARV is encoded by the coding sequence GTGGCGCTGCTGATGGCGGTACTGCTCGCCACGATCGCCGTCGGCAACCTCTGCCCCACCAAGGTGTCGTTCCTGCCCGGCATGCGGTACTACGCGGGCAACTGGGACATCTCGACATGGTGTCTGACCGAGTCGGCGACCGGGAAGATTCAGAAGCACGCCAACGGGATCGGCTTGTTGCAGCACAAGGCACTTGAGTCGATCGCCGGACCGGAGGGCACCGACATCGTGATGCACCGCGGGCTGGCGTTCCGCGCGATGTACGCACACGGCCGTGCGGTGCTGACTCTGCTGAACCGCGTCATCCCGGCAGGACGCGAGCACGAGTACACGGTCATCGAGGGGGAGATGGTCGCCGCGTACGCCCTGGGCTGGAGCTTCGGCGACGGGCATCTGCACAACGAGTGCCTGATCCGGGCGCTGCATGAGCGGTGCCGGTTCGAGCCGGGGGAGGTGCGCGTCATCATCATCGACGGTCAGCCGATCCAGCGGCAGCGTCAGGAGTACCGGCTCGTCGACGCCGCGACCGGCGAGTTCGAACGCGGCACCTTCGACGTCGCCGACCTGGTGGTCCGCCAGCCGTGGCAGGACGACGTGCCGGTGCGGGTGATCAGCGGCGCGCGTGTGTGA
- a CDS encoding TetR/AcrR family transcriptional regulator, with translation MARTRSSAQLVAAALDLIAEGGVDALTLSQVAERAGVSRATAYREFGDKDGLLGAIAQQEIAAMITATLEAIDPEADPVAQMTSVVTTALRFLREHPAFSYVRTHEPHWLLSVALPVGEARMSLVQTVAAMVAPAIPESEQLALSPVAAAEVVVRTVLSHTLIEGSALSDEEIAETVSRAITHARR, from the coding sequence GTGGCCAGGACCCGTTCGTCGGCGCAGCTGGTGGCGGCCGCGCTCGACCTGATCGCCGAGGGCGGCGTCGACGCGCTGACCCTGAGCCAGGTCGCCGAGCGGGCCGGCGTCTCCCGGGCCACCGCGTACCGGGAGTTCGGCGACAAGGACGGGCTGCTCGGGGCGATCGCGCAGCAGGAGATCGCCGCGATGATCACCGCGACCCTGGAGGCCATCGACCCCGAGGCCGATCCCGTCGCGCAGATGACGTCCGTCGTCACCACCGCGCTGCGGTTCCTGCGCGAGCACCCGGCGTTCTCCTACGTGCGCACCCACGAACCGCACTGGCTGCTGTCGGTCGCCCTGCCGGTGGGCGAGGCCCGGATGAGCCTGGTGCAGACGGTGGCCGCGATGGTCGCCCCGGCCATCCCGGAGTCCGAGCAGCTGGCGCTGAGCCCGGTCGCCGCGGCGGAGGTGGTGGTACGCACCGTGCTGTCCCACACGCTGATCGAGGGCAGCGCGCTGTCCGACGAGGAGATCGCCGAGACGGTCAGCCGCGCGATCACACACGCGCGCCGCTGA
- a CDS encoding carotenoid oxygenase family protein — translation MTQSSLQASTPTDGPELPELHRYLATLPVSERDPLTAQLQTLSDADRWSLGVSEPQLSEYDYDVTDIDGRIPPELAGTLYRNGPGRWQDHSGRPLHHLFDGDGMISAFTIADGAVHYRNRYVRTKHYQGRTGLYHLGTAAPGGPLANIGRLPPNLANTNVIEHAGHLYALWEGGPPTELDPQTLETLGIRRFGGELRWVGSYSAHPCFCPRTGDMYNFGVEFIPRAHLRIYRTDPSGRLRHFRSARLPYVAMVHDFALTERHLVFLVSPIIPEALPIALGRKPMGDALRYRPDKGSVFIVVPRDGGQIRTIDYDSVLTFHLSNAYDDGSDIVVDAVTYADGRLLGRLNRFHVAPLDDAPSTFRRYRITPSGRVLEEPLSELPCEFPRHHDAYEGREHRYAYLNTRHRLVSFYDSITKLDLTDGSAATYTTPEPGNSFCEPVFAARPGGTAEDDGWLLTVEYRARTHTSRLVILDAADVAAGPIACAELRHHVPQGFHGNFVRRL, via the coding sequence GTGACCCAGTCCTCGTTGCAGGCCAGCACGCCGACCGACGGGCCGGAGCTGCCCGAACTGCACCGCTACCTCGCGACGCTGCCGGTCAGCGAGCGCGACCCGCTCACCGCCCAACTGCAGACCCTCAGCGACGCCGACCGCTGGAGCCTGGGCGTCAGCGAGCCGCAGCTGTCCGAGTACGACTACGACGTCACCGACATCGACGGGCGGATCCCGCCGGAGCTCGCCGGCACCCTCTACCGCAACGGGCCCGGCCGCTGGCAGGACCACAGCGGCCGGCCGCTGCACCATCTGTTCGACGGCGACGGCATGATCTCGGCGTTCACCATCGCCGACGGCGCGGTGCACTACCGCAACCGTTACGTGCGCACCAAGCACTACCAGGGCAGGACCGGGCTGTACCACCTGGGCACCGCCGCGCCGGGCGGTCCGCTGGCCAACATCGGTCGGCTGCCGCCGAATCTGGCCAACACCAACGTGATCGAGCACGCCGGCCACCTCTACGCGCTGTGGGAGGGCGGGCCGCCGACCGAGCTCGACCCGCAGACCCTCGAGACGCTCGGCATCCGCCGGTTCGGCGGTGAACTGCGCTGGGTCGGTTCGTATTCCGCGCATCCGTGCTTTTGCCCGCGCACCGGCGACATGTACAACTTCGGCGTCGAGTTCATCCCGCGGGCGCACCTGCGGATCTACCGCACCGACCCGTCCGGCCGGCTCAGGCACTTCCGCTCCGCGCGGCTGCCGTATGTCGCGATGGTGCACGACTTCGCGCTCACCGAACGCCATCTGGTGTTCCTGGTGTCGCCGATCATCCCGGAGGCGTTGCCGATCGCGCTGGGCCGCAAGCCGATGGGCGACGCGTTGCGGTACCGGCCCGACAAGGGCAGCGTGTTCATCGTGGTGCCCCGCGACGGCGGGCAGATCCGCACCATCGACTACGACTCGGTGCTGACCTTCCACCTCAGCAACGCCTACGACGACGGCTCCGACATCGTCGTCGACGCGGTCACCTACGCCGACGGCCGGCTTCTCGGCCGGCTCAACCGATTTCACGTCGCCCCACTGGACGACGCGCCGTCGACGTTCCGCCGGTACCGGATCACGCCGTCGGGCCGGGTGCTCGAGGAGCCGCTGTCGGAGCTGCCGTGCGAGTTCCCCCGCCACCACGACGCCTACGAGGGCCGCGAGCACCGCTACGCCTACCTCAACACCCGCCACCGGCTGGTGTCGTTCTACGACTCGATCACCAAGCTCGACCTCACCGACGGGTCCGCGGCCACCTACACCACGCCGGAACCCGGAAACAGCTTCTGCGAACCGGTGTTCGCGGCCCGCCCGGGTGGCACCGCCGAGGACGACGGGTGGCTGCTGACCGTCGAGTACCGGGCGCGCACCCACACGTCGCGGCTGGTGATCCTCGACGCCGCCGACGTCGCGGCCGGCCCGATCGCCTGCGCGGAGCTGCGCCACCACGTGCCGCAGGGCTTCCACGGCAACTTCGTGCGCCGTTTGTGA
- a CDS encoding IclR family transcriptional regulator domain-containing protein codes for MNGSATSRTDRQRRPADHPQRPAAAPQQLNRIRATGIAYEQQESAHGVVCVASAIVDGDDRPVAAISASGWAGKVDIRRVAPAVQTAALSISRMISSPIRE; via the coding sequence ATGAACGGAAGCGCGACCTCACGAACCGACCGCCAGCGTCGGCCCGCGGACCATCCGCAACGCCCGGCTGCTGCACCCCAACAGCTCAACCGTATTCGCGCCACGGGAATCGCCTACGAGCAGCAGGAGTCCGCGCACGGCGTGGTGTGTGTCGCCAGCGCGATCGTCGACGGGGATGACCGGCCGGTGGCGGCGATATCGGCGTCGGGATGGGCGGGCAAGGTCGACATCCGACGGGTCGCACCGGCGGTTCAGACTGCGGCGCTCAGCATCTCGCGCATGATCTCGTCACCCATACGGGAATAA
- a CDS encoding SDR family NAD(P)-dependent oxidoreductase encodes MRTYVITGGTRGIGRAVAMDRLRSGHRVAVIGRGGAGAKAFLAEAERLGAGERAHFITADLSLVAETKTVIERIRETFDRVDAIVLCARYIRSERHLTEEGFEHSFALYYLSRFLFSHRMIDLLDAAEAPVIVNVSGPGSGTDQIRWDDLGHQRDYDTRQVLAQGGQLNDLLALAFTRRRRSPKVRYVLLHPGVVATSFAGDYDDGTAAAIDGLRAAAQPVEAAVAPILEVLDHPPAEPLTAISHGNRLDTGMFDTDLAERLYTETTRMLGALASARPGVSPTNLRRLLDTPVFGTVATLSANGGAQLRDELAVKYTGTTYAEHNPEAAQRHGDIPLTVVRVTPTKVTGRL; translated from the coding sequence GTGCGCACGTACGTGATCACCGGAGGCACGCGCGGAATCGGCAGGGCGGTGGCGATGGACCGGCTGCGGTCGGGCCATCGGGTCGCCGTCATCGGGCGCGGCGGCGCCGGCGCGAAGGCGTTCCTGGCCGAGGCCGAACGTCTCGGGGCCGGGGAGCGCGCCCACTTCATCACCGCCGACCTGAGCCTGGTCGCCGAGACCAAGACCGTCATCGAGCGGATTCGCGAGACGTTCGACCGCGTCGACGCAATCGTGCTGTGCGCCCGCTACATCCGCAGCGAACGTCACCTGACGGAAGAGGGTTTCGAGCACAGCTTCGCGCTGTATTACCTGAGCCGGTTCCTGTTCAGCCACCGGATGATCGACCTGCTCGACGCTGCCGAGGCGCCCGTCATCGTCAACGTCAGCGGACCCGGCAGCGGCACCGACCAGATCCGCTGGGACGACCTCGGACACCAGCGCGACTACGACACCCGGCAGGTGCTGGCCCAGGGCGGTCAGCTCAACGATCTGCTCGCCCTCGCGTTCACGCGGCGCCGCCGCTCCCCGAAAGTGCGCTACGTGCTGCTGCATCCGGGTGTGGTGGCCACCTCCTTCGCCGGCGACTACGACGACGGCACCGCCGCTGCGATCGACGGTCTGCGCGCCGCCGCGCAACCCGTCGAGGCCGCCGTCGCGCCGATCCTGGAGGTCCTCGACCACCCGCCCGCCGAACCGCTCACCGCGATCAGCCACGGAAACCGGCTCGACACCGGCATGTTCGACACTGACCTCGCCGAGCGCCTGTACACCGAAACCACCCGGATGCTCGGCGCCCTGGCGTCGGCCCGGCCCGGCGTGTCCCCGACGAATCTGCGCCGCCTGCTCGACACCCCGGTGTTCGGCACCGTCGCCACGCTGAGCGCCAACGGCGGAGCGCAACTGCGCGACGAGCTCGCGGTCAAGTACACCGGCACCACCTACGCCGAGCACAACCCCGAGGCGGCGCAACGCCACGGCGACATCCCGCTGACCGTCGTGCGGGTCACCCCGACGAAGGTCACCGGACGGCTCTGA
- a CDS encoding YhgE/Pip domain-containing protein, with translation MLAGLSLGTDIKRYSRGTMPRIALVTIIVLPLLYGAMYLWAFWNPFGEVNKVPVALVNEDTGTVVEGKELRAGDQVAQGLLESGELDLHEVSAEEASRGLSEGDYYFAITVPRDFSAAIASSGSDNPHKAQVQFTFNDANNYLGSIIGQNAAREVINEVNAKVSAQTVDTVLQSVAKAGDGLHQAADGAGELAKGLDAANDGAQQLASGSQLLATNLAVARDGAAQLADGTRELSTSVKTATDPLLKTLDLVGDLQVDPQVVGEAATHLSAAAQSVSERIAALNIDYAQAAGVIHGVVDSLRANPDPAVRHLGETLSRVHTVLVSRGIDPATDEGLLRLREGAARMENDLADPNSHVRTVLTKVFDGGLKADLVKLRDGVTELDTGAHKLSSGLVQLTDGSQKLASGAGQLASGTKQLRDGASLLSTKLSEGAEQVPSWTPVQRLKVATTLSTPVALEEQTDNRAVTFGTGFAPFFLPLALFIGALIIWMLLTPLQNRPVVYGLNALRVALVSYWPAVLLAMCQVLVMFTVVHFGVGLQPKYPIPTLLFLGLVSASFLAFIQALNSLFGVAIGRVITLALLMLQLVSAGGIYPVETTARPFQVIHPFDPMTYAVNGLRQLTVGGIDYRLWQAIAVLGGILVVSLAATAWAARRNRQFTIERLHPPVEV, from the coding sequence ATGCTGGCCGGACTCTCGCTCGGCACCGACATCAAGCGGTACTCGCGCGGCACGATGCCCCGCATCGCGCTGGTGACCATCATCGTGCTGCCGCTGCTGTACGGCGCCATGTACCTGTGGGCGTTCTGGAACCCGTTCGGCGAGGTGAACAAGGTGCCCGTCGCGCTGGTCAACGAGGACACCGGAACGGTGGTGGAGGGCAAGGAGTTACGCGCCGGCGACCAGGTGGCCCAGGGGCTGCTGGAATCCGGTGAGCTCGACCTGCACGAGGTGTCGGCCGAGGAGGCCTCGCGCGGCCTGTCCGAGGGCGACTACTACTTCGCGATCACGGTGCCCAGGGACTTCAGCGCGGCGATCGCGTCGTCGGGCTCCGACAACCCGCACAAGGCGCAGGTGCAGTTCACCTTCAACGACGCCAACAACTACCTCGGCTCGATCATCGGGCAGAACGCCGCACGCGAGGTGATCAACGAGGTCAACGCGAAGGTCAGCGCGCAGACCGTCGACACCGTGCTGCAGAGCGTGGCCAAGGCCGGCGACGGGCTGCACCAGGCCGCCGACGGCGCAGGCGAGCTGGCCAAGGGCTTGGACGCCGCCAATGACGGTGCGCAACAACTGGCTTCGGGATCGCAGCTGCTGGCGACGAACCTCGCGGTGGCCCGCGACGGCGCTGCCCAGCTGGCCGACGGCACCCGCGAGCTGTCCACATCGGTGAAGACCGCGACCGATCCGCTGCTCAAGACCCTGGACCTGGTCGGTGATCTGCAGGTCGACCCGCAGGTCGTCGGCGAGGCCGCCACCCACCTGAGCGCGGCGGCGCAGTCGGTCAGCGAGCGGATCGCCGCGCTGAACATCGACTACGCGCAGGCGGCCGGCGTCATCCACGGTGTGGTGGACAGCCTGCGCGCCAACCCCGATCCGGCGGTGCGCCATCTCGGCGAGACGCTGTCGCGGGTGCACACGGTGCTGGTGTCACGGGGTATCGACCCGGCCACCGACGAGGGGCTGCTGCGGCTGCGCGAGGGCGCGGCGCGGATGGAGAACGACCTGGCCGACCCGAACAGCCACGTGCGCACCGTGCTGACCAAGGTGTTCGACGGTGGGCTCAAGGCGGATCTGGTGAAGTTGCGCGACGGCGTCACCGAGCTGGACACCGGTGCGCACAAACTGAGTTCGGGTCTGGTGCAGCTGACCGACGGCAGCCAGAAACTGGCGTCCGGCGCCGGGCAGCTGGCATCCGGGACGAAACAGCTGCGTGACGGTGCGTCGCTGCTGTCGACGAAGCTGAGCGAGGGCGCCGAGCAGGTGCCGTCATGGACGCCGGTGCAGCGGCTGAAGGTGGCGACGACGCTGTCGACGCCGGTGGCGCTGGAGGAGCAGACCGACAACCGGGCGGTGACGTTCGGCACCGGGTTCGCGCCGTTCTTCCTGCCGCTGGCGTTGTTCATCGGTGCGCTGATCATCTGGATGTTGTTGACGCCCCTGCAGAACCGGCCGGTGGTGTACGGGCTCAACGCGCTGCGGGTGGCGCTGGTGTCGTACTGGCCCGCGGTGCTGCTGGCGATGTGCCAGGTGCTGGTGATGTTCACCGTCGTGCACTTCGGGGTGGGCCTGCAGCCGAAGTACCCGATCCCGACACTGCTGTTCCTCGGGCTGGTCTCGGCGTCGTTCCTGGCGTTCATCCAGGCGTTGAACTCGCTGTTCGGGGTGGCGATCGGCCGGGTGATCACGCTGGCGTTGCTGATGCTGCAGCTGGTGTCGGCGGGCGGCATCTATCCGGTGGAGACCACCGCGCGGCCGTTCCAGGTCATCCACCCGTTCGACCCGATGACCTACGCGGTCAACGGGTTACGCCAGCTCACCGTCGGCGGGATCGACTACCGGCTGTGGCAGGCGATCGCGGTGCTCGGCGGCATCCTGGTGGTGTCGCTGGCGGCGACGGCGTGGGCGGCCAGACGCAACCGGCAGTTCACCATCGAGCGGCTGCACCCGCCGGTGGAGGTGTAG
- a CDS encoding ATP-binding cassette domain-containing protein, producing the protein MSESSQEAGPPPAIVARGISQRGPWGPVYGPLDLDIEAGGVTVLVCPPGSGRTALMMTLTGRMETRTGSLTVFGHSSAREIFAVSALAGIDELDEVDESVTVADVVTEQLRWAAPWYRRVPRAGQAELEQVCGPVFGDLPLPRLRDYVEELSELDRRLLRIALANQKRPPLLVVGDLDRVASDVHRALLLERLIALGTEQTVVTATVNGVPADSGVRTQISVDNVDAASLVANDQKGDR; encoded by the coding sequence ATGTCCGAATCGTCGCAGGAAGCAGGGCCGCCGCCCGCGATCGTGGCCCGCGGCATCTCCCAGCGCGGACCCTGGGGGCCGGTGTACGGACCCCTCGACCTCGACATCGAGGCCGGCGGGGTCACCGTGCTGGTGTGCCCGCCCGGGTCGGGCCGCACCGCGCTGATGATGACGCTGACCGGGCGGATGGAGACCCGCACCGGATCGCTGACGGTGTTCGGCCACAGTTCGGCACGCGAGATCTTCGCGGTGTCCGCGCTGGCCGGCATCGACGAGCTCGACGAGGTCGACGAGTCGGTGACCGTCGCCGACGTCGTCACCGAGCAGCTGCGCTGGGCGGCCCCCTGGTACCGGCGGGTGCCGCGCGCCGGGCAGGCCGAACTGGAGCAGGTGTGCGGACCGGTGTTCGGTGACCTGCCGCTGCCCCGGCTGCGCGACTACGTCGAGGAGCTGTCCGAACTCGACCGCCGGCTGCTGCGCATCGCGCTGGCCAACCAGAAGCGGCCCCCGCTGCTGGTGGTCGGTGACCTCGACCGGGTGGCCAGCGACGTGCACCGCGCGCTGCTGCTCGAGCGGCTCATCGCGCTGGGCACCGAACAGACCGTCGTCACCGCGACGGTCAACGGGGTGCCCGCCGACTCCGGTGTGCGCACCCAGATCAGCGTCGACAACGTCGACGCGGCCTCGCTCGTCGCCAATGACCAGAAGGGTGACCGTTGA